A segment of the Spirosoma oryzicola genome:
TGATCATATTACAACACTTACTTCCATAAGTATTACTTATACTTACTAATACCATATACGACAATCAAAATATTTATCGTTAATAAAAACTCATTCTTAAGAAATAATTATCCAAAAGAATAGAGCAATTAAGCAATATATCATTGAATACGCAGAAAAATTACCAGTTAAAATTAACGATTTCACTATCTACATAATCAACTTTATTTTGTTTTTTTATTATTATAAAAGCAAAATATTTTTGTTAACAGTAATTATAAACCCAGTATAAAAAAACAGAAAACAGAAATCAGAATAAATAAATATTTTCGATATAACTTTATTTTTATTAGCTAGACAACATAGCTAATCCTTCATCAAAGGTCTTGGGATTATATTGCAATTCATTTCTCGCTTTGTCTATTAAAAGTATAGTACTTTGTGGACGGCGCGCCACTTGAATAAGTTTTGTGGTGTCAACGCGAGTAATTAATGACTTATCTAAGCCAAAGTATCTAGCTATTCTAGTAGCCAAATCATATGGCGTAAAAATTTCATAACCTGAGATATTAAAAATCCCTGTAACTACTTTGTCAATGATCATATAACATCCTACAGCCAAATCATCAATTAATGTCGGGGTTCGCCATTGGTCATCCACAACTTTAATTTTTTTTCCTTCTTCTAACGTTTGTTTAATCCAAGTAACGATGTTACTTCGGCCGTCATAATGCGGGGTACCATATAAAAGCATTGTACGGACAATAGACCAGCGTAAATTTGATTTTCGAACTACTAACTCACCTGCCTGTTTACTCTCACCATAGAAATTAATTGGATTAGGTTGGCTATTTTCATCATATGGACCGGTAAGCCCATCAAATATAAAATCAGTTGAGATGTAAAGCAGAAAGGCATTTATGGTATCACAAGCTTCTACAATGTATTCAACCGCGTGTACATTATGTTTCCAACACCTTGTCTTTTCCACTTCACATCTGTCTGCATCTGTCATTGCAGCACCATGGATGACTATGTCTGGACGTAAGTGCCTGATAGTCTCAAGAACCACTTGACGGTTTGTTATATCCATCGATTGATAGATATACTCTCCTGAAAAAGAAATCCGGTTAACCCCTATTCCTGTTGCTATTATAAATAGATCCGTTTTTTTTATTAATAATTCGACTAGTTTTTGCCCTAAAAAACCATTAGCCCCAGTTATTAGAATCCGCTTCATAAGAAACAACTAAACGTAAAAATTTTTGAAAACAGCAAAGATTATATTTTTCCTATTTTCCCAAGCAATGCATCTTGTATCCCTCTAACCATAAGCCACATACGTTGTTTTTTATTGCCTTGAGCAAAAACTATTTTCAAAAACTCTTTGACCAATAGCTTCGCTATTTTATAGGTAAATATCGGGTATTTATTGAAATAACTATGTGCCGTAATTATACCATTTCGGACCATGTAATACTGCCGCACAGGTTGACGTGATACAAAAGGCATTCCCCACTTATGTTTTCTTTCTCCTAAAACATGGCTATTGAGCGATATAGGCAGTTCGATAATAGTATATCCAGCACTAGATAAGTGTAAACAGTATTCATGGTCAACATGATCAACAAACAAATCTTCCCTAAAACCGCCAATAACTTTGTGAGCCTTTAAGTTTATAATATTACCACATGTCATAGTGTAAAGGACAGGATTTGGCTTTTTAACCCGCAACGTAGCTGGCGAATGAGCCACCGATACAATTCCAATCTGATTTGGATCTGAATATCCACTTATAAAGTGTTTCATCTCCAGAATCATATTGTCTGGTACACTACTATCGTCATCCATAGTCAAGAGGTAGTCATTTCCCTCCATTATTGCGTATTCAGCAGCACGGTTTAAGGCATTAGCGATTCCTTTGTTACCAAAGTTGTAAATATACTGTACGTTCGTTAGTTTATTAATTTGCTCGACTAACGTTTCATTTACACAATCAGAATTATCGACTACGAAAAGCTTACTAAGTTGAACTAGATAAGTGTCAATATTTTCTACACAAGAAACGGGACTATTATATAGCACAACTACACCTGCAACTTTCATAAGAAATCACGACTTAATACGAAACCATCATACGTTTTAATATATACCAAGAAAGCCAAAAACGATGTTTTAAACGTAGACTCCATTGATGAGACCCTTCACCGGTAGGCGTCATGTTAGCCCCATGTCGACGGTAGTAAATAAGAGGCTGATTATACAAATAAGGTTTACCTTTTAGTTCTACCATCAGCCCGATCCACCAATCGTGGTAATAAATGTGTTCGGGAAATGGTAAAACATAATTTAGCACGTTTCGCTTGAATGCCATACAGCATCCCATATATGAATTTTTCCAAAGATTTTTACAAAAGCCTAGCTGGCTTTTTCGAATGTTAAAGAAGGAATCATACATTGTCTTTCCTTTGTTATCAACAACTCTACAATCTGTTAGTACTAGATCGTAATCTACTAAGATTCCTAATACAGCATCTATTTTATTCGGGTACCAGATATCGTCTTGATCCGACAAAATGATAAAATTTCCTTCCGCATATCGGAGCGAATTCTCAAAATTTTTCGCAGTCGATTTGTAACGCCGGCTAGGCACTATGCGTATTCTTGAATCATTAAAACTTTCTATTATTGCAAGAGTTGTATCCGATGACCCATCGTCGGATACTATTAATTCATCATCCAAACTTAACTGGCTAAGAATTGACTTGACTTGCTCTTCTATAAATAGGGCTCCATTGTACGTAGCCATACATACACTTAATCGCTTCATTGAAAAGTTATCTAACTGTTCTGTTACGCCCAAAGTTAACTTTTTTACTGAACGTGTCACTAATGCTTAACCAGGTCAGTAAGGTTGCACGATTACCTCTATTCTAGGACACTGGTAATCCAACCACATTTAGTAGACAGCCGCCTGGTGCCCAGTTGTGTAATTCAGAGGTATCAGGTTAGCATTCGTGATGAATTGGCCCAACTTGGAGTACAGAGTTTACCATATTAGATAAGCACTTACAGGAGAGAAACGAGTCAAAATAAACTACTCTTGACCAGATGCTACTTAACTCATTACGCAGTAAGGAGATAACCGTTAGTATCCTGTGTACCGCCAAGGTAGATTTGATAGGTGTTAGCGGCTACCTTGTATATTACTCCTCATTTAACCTGAAGGGGAACGTAACCGAGAGACACCTACCCGGTGGTACTGGCTATAGTAATGTCTGGGTTGTTCAGAACAACGAAATTAGGTGATTTTTTCAGCACAGGTAATAAAAAAGCTAACGCGTGTTTATGCGTTAGCTTTTTTATTACCTATGCTGTCAATATAATTTTGTCGATAACAGGTTCTTTGTTAGCGACTGGGTTTCGGAACGGGATCAAAAAAAGACATCGCCAATAAATCCAACAATTACATCGGAAGAACCCATGCAATCGGCGATTTTAGGATGAGACACACACAAAGATGGGCGATGTGAACTTCGTGTTCACATCGCCCATCTTTGTGTGTAATCCGTTACCTGATTTGGTTTACATCGACGTGACTTCCCGTGTACGCAGATTTCGGACGATCTCGTCACAGTTGGCGCAGGCAGTAGCCCCCTGCTGATGGAACCACCGGCAACGGTCGCGAATGGCGCAGGTCACCAGTGTAGCTTCAGCTTTGCGGTTCATCGCGTCCACGATTTTGCCGACCAATCCGCAGCTGGTACTCTCTTTCGTCCAGTGACTACAACCGTTTTTAGCGCAGTTGCTCGCAAACCGGAACCGTTCTTCGGGCGCTCGCCCCTGCCGCGCTACGTCGACAAAGGTCTGGTCGATGACAATAGATTCATCAAGGTATTCAATCCGGCCCGACCCGTTCTGCACGCCAAATAATTCGGCACCGGGTTTAGCCACCGTACTGGGACAGAGCAGAGAAGCCATCGTTGCAGGACAGTTATAAGTTTGTTACCAGATGATTGATCTATTCACTCAAGGAACTGAAATCGGTGGGATTATTTATAAAGCCGATGGGACCTGTAATAATAGGAGATATATTAGGTTTATCCCCTCCAACTCCCCCACTGACGGCGTCCAATGCGTCGTCGGTTAACTGCCCATCTTCATCGATTTGAGCCAGCGATTTCATCAGTTCCTCCTGATTTTCGGCTTCGTTACGCAGCGCGTCGATCTTGTTGTTAATTGGTTTTTCCACGATTGCTAATAGTTATTGGGTATATGTTTAATTACGAATCAAAAGTCGGTCGTTAACCGCCCGGAAGCTATAACAACAGGTTGTACTCTAGTCAATCTGGTTATACCGCAACGGCATCATTTAGCGGAAGGGCCGTCATCCGGTCGGTATAGTTCTGAAAAAGTCGTTCCGAACCGTTCGCCGAAGCCAGCACGGCCATATCCGTTAAACACAGTGCATCCATTCGACACGCCTGATCGTTGACTGAAAACATTTTTCCTACCCTGGCGTCAAATTGGGCAATGGAGTTGACGGCTCGTTTGATCAGGCCAGTGAGCTGGTGAAAACCCGCTGTCGATAATCGGGAATTGCTCACGTAGTTCTCTAACCGGGCTCCTGTTCGGTAAGCTGGGTAGTCTTCCAGACCGAAAAACGCCAGCATCCACTCCTCCTTGAAATGGCCCAGCGCTTTGCAGATGCCCATGTAATCAGCCACGAGTTCGTCGTGCAGATTGTTGGATGCCGAGCCAAACCGGTTGAGGGTGTAGAGATGCGTGCATTCATGCTCAAGCCGTATCGACATCGAATAAGCTACCCATTCCTTCGAATCTAACCCCAGCTGTTTCGCCGATACGTTGCTGTAGGGTTTGTTACTCAGGATAACCAATTTATCCTTGTACAAGCTGGGGTTCGGCAGCACACAGCGCGCAAACTGTTCATTCCAGCTTTGCAATGAATTGTTTACTATCCATTGAGCTTTTAACTCGCGAATCCGCTCCCAATTGTTGATGCCATTGGCCAGCAGCGCACCCATCGACGGCGGAATCGCCACCGGGTTGTTTTTGTGTAGGAGGCATTGAACGAGCTTTATAAAATCGTCATCGTCGGGCACAACCAGAACAGGAATCAGACCAGCGAGGCTCTCGTGGAGCGTAAGTTGTAGTGATTCGGGCTGGTTGAGAACAAGCGAATGCCTAACGTCTACACCCGCCGGTTTGCCTTTCAGCACGGCATCGACGTATGCCTGCGTTTTGTTGATGCCGTCCTCAATGGGGAAATGTAGCTGCGGATAGCACGTTTGCAGGAACGCAAAAGCTTTTTCTCCGGCCCATTCTCTCCCGCGACTTTCCCAGAAATCAAGGTAGGGTTCGTCGCCGGAGACGATCCGTGAGCCGTTTTCAGGCGAACAAAACTTGTTGGTAAAATAGTCGCGCAGTTCCTCTGGTACCCCAATCCCATTGCTCTGTACGGCCCATGTTGATGCAGTTGCTCCCATAACTTAGGCGATTTGGCGTTTGGCGAGTTGAGCAAATAGGTTGTCGTTTTCCATCAATTCGTCGTACGTACCCGACTCGACAATGGTCCCCTTGTCCAGGACGTAAATACGATCAGCATTTTTGATCGTACTAAGCCGGTGGGCAATGATAATTCGGGTTGCCTGGAGTTTATCCAGACTTTGCGACACGGTATTTTGCGTTCGGTTGTCCAAAGCACTCGTGGCTTCGTCCATAAAGAGCAGTCGGGGTTTGTGAGCGATAGCCCGCGCAATCATAAGTCGTTGCCGCTGACCACCCGAGAATGTACCGGCTCCTTCGCTGACCACTGTATGCATTTCCATTGGCATGTGCTTGATGTCTTCTTGCATTCCCGCCATGCGGGCTGCTTCCCAGGCATCGTCCAGGGTCAGCTCCGAATTGCCAATAATGTTCTGGAAGATGCTGCCCGACATCAGCGCCCCGTTTTGTAGCACAACCCCAATCTGACGACGCACCAGTTCCTTATTCATCAGCTCGTACGAGTTGCCGTCATAATAGATTGACCCGGCCTCGGCCTGTTCGAAGCCCAGCAGCAGCCGCATAATAGTTGACTTGCCCGAACCCGAAGCGCCCACAAACGCAACCATTTCGCCCGGCTTAATTTTAAACGTGATGTTGTTCAGCACCAGGGGCTGGTCTTGCTTGTAGCGGAACGAAACCGAGTTCATCTCGATCTCACCCGCCAACTCACCGGGGTCGACACTCTGCTCAACGGATTCCGTTTCTGCCTCCAAAATAGGCTTTACTCGTTCGTACAGCGTAACTACGTTCAGCGACGTGATTAGCGCCATGCTAAGCCGCAGGCTGTCATTCAAAAACTGGTTGAACGACGTAATAAAGGCCATGAACACCCCTACCGAGAGCATCGCTGTTGCCGAATCGGCATTTGAGACGGTGTAATAAAGGAATGAGAAAAAGAAAATATTGGTCAGCAGCGGGTAAGACGCGTTGAAGACTTCCACAAAATTCTGGTAGGTACCCGAATTGAAACCAAGCTTCTTGAGGGTCGAAAATTTATCAGCCCACAGCGCAAAAACGCGTCGTTCGCCACCGGTTATTCTGATTTTGGTTATCCCCGACAGAAACTCGAAGAGAAAACCCTGAATTTCGCCCTGATAGGTTGATATCTGTCGGTCATATTTCAGCTTGAGCCAGCCAATACCCACCATAAATGCCCCCGCCAGTAAGCCCAGTCCAACACCCACCCAGGCCAGCTTCGTGTCGTAATAGAACAGCAGGATGAGGTTAACCGACGAAAAGGCTCCGCTCAAAACGGCGGTCATCAGGGTGCTGGAAACAATCTGACGGATGGTATTGATACTCAACACTCGGTTAGTCAGGTCGCCAGCGGTATATTTTTTATAGAACGTCACCGGCAACCGAAGCATGTGATCCATCATCCCGGCTTGTAAGTTGATGCTCGACTTCGATTCGACCCGCAGCTGAAGTGCCCCCTCGACTAATTGTAAACCCGCTTTTACGAAAGCGATCATAATCAGGATCAGGAAGACTTCCAGATGCAGCGATCGGTCTGCCGTCGGCACCACTTCGTCGTACATAATACCTGATAGTATCGGCACCAGCAGCCCAATCAAACTACCCGCCAGGGCCGACAGCATCAACCATTTTGCGTCTCTTTCGACGCCTTTGATGGCAAACGAGAGTACCTTTTTTACGGAACTCATTTTGCCGTCGAACCCCGAAAAAAACATGTAGCTAATGGGTTCTAAAGACTGCGCAATCTCGTGATTGATTACCGCTTCCTGTCCCGTTATCAAGTTTTTGATCAGGTAACTGGTGGGTGTTTTTTGCAGGAGTGCAACGGGGGTTTTGTCTTTTTTGGTAAAAGCCAGCAACGGCCCGCACTCTTCCTTCCACCAGGTATCCCTGAGAATGATTTTACGAATGCGCAGCTTCGAGCTTTTGGCGATCAGGTGGAGTTGGTTCGTGACGTTGTTCTGATGTGACTCAACGTATTTTGGCTCTTCCAGCGTAAAGCCAATCTGATTGCCGATAAGCTGACACGTCTGAAAAAGAAGATTCTGTTGGGTTCGCTTTCCCGTAACCTCCGGTCCCTGCCCGCTGCCGTTCCCCGCTACAACCGACTTTATTTTGCCGAGGGTCGTTTCGAGAGCTAGTTGGTCCGTAACGCGCTTTTCGGACAAATACGTAATTTCTTCCAGTTGCTGCGCGTCTATAATCTGGTTGATTTGCGCGTAGAAATGGGCTTCCAGCTTGCGCAGGGCCAGCAGAAAATAAACTTCTTCCTGTAAGAGCATCTCACGGGTGCTCAATACGCGCACAGTCGTATTATCCGTCAGCGATTTCAGCCACAGTTTGTTGGAGACTGGTGCCAGAAAATCAGGATACTGCGCGTGACTCACTTCTGTACTTTGCGCGAACAAACTAACCTCGCCCCGAAGCAATTGAATCCAGCTAATACCCATCGACGGGAATGCGATGGTATTGGCGTCCAAGGATACTTCCTGATACTCGTCGAGTGGTTTATAGACCCTGGGCGCGTTGGCCGCGCTGATGGCGGAGGATGTCTTTACGATCCATTTATCAATCATGTTCTTCAAAAAGAAATGATCGACGTTCAGCAGATCGACTTTATCAATTGCCAGCAACGTAGCCTCGCCGGAAAAAGCAATGAGTCGGGTAGTGTCGGCAACTGCCGGGGCCAACAGGCTAAACAATACCTCCCCCTTTTTGGCCGTATACAGAAATTTTAGTCGATTCGTATAATTTCCTTGGTCATCAATTCGGGTATAGAAAACGTTTACCTCTCCGGAGAGCACCATCCAGAACCGGTCCGTGCTGTCCAGAACCAATGGGTTTTCGGCACAGATAGCTAGTTTTTCTTTTATAGCTGACATAGACGTAGTATCGTTTATTTCGTTTCGATCAGGTGGGCGTACACTCCATTTTTCTTTACCAGCTCCTGATGGGTGCCCCGCTCTACGACTTTGCCATATTCCATCACAATAATTTCATCGCAGTCGATAATGGTGCTGAGCCGGTGCGCGACAATCAGGCACGTACAGCCCCGCTTCTTGATATTATCCATGACAATCTTTTCGGCCGTGGGGTCCAGCGCGCTGGTGGCTTCGTCCATAATCAGGATAGAAGGGTTGGTAGCCAGCGCCCGCGCGATCTCCAGCCGTTGCCGCTGCCCGCCACTAAAGTTGGACCCGCCTTCTGAGACGGCACTGTCGTAGCCATCTTTCCGGACGGATATGATGTCGTGAATGGCGGCATCGCGGGCCGACTGAATGATGTGTTTGTCGGAAATGGTTGAATCCCAGAAGCTGATGTTTTCTTTCACCGTACCCTTGAAGACCAACACTTCCTGATCGATGACGGCCAGCGAGTTCGTGACGACATGCCGCGGAATGACGCTTTTCGATTTACCATCGAAGAGTACTTCACCGCCCCAGATCGGATACAAGCCGGACGCTATTTTGGCCACGGTCGATTTGCCGCTACCCGAGCCGCCAACCAGCGCCACCCGGCTCCCCGGCTTTAGCTTCAGGCTGAAATTTTCGATGAGCGGGGGCATGGTTGTGTTATACCCAAACGTTACGTTTTTCAATTCGAAATAGCCGGTCAGTTTCGTACAGATGCCGTCTGACTGCGCAGCAGCAACAGCCCCCGGCCTGAATTGCTCATCCAGTTCGTAGTTCAGCACGTCGTCGATACGGCCCATATCGCTTTCGGTTTCGTGCAGCATCGTTCCGACAGCAATTAATTGGTTGACTGGCCCGATGAAGTTGCCCATCAGGTAGGTGAAGGATACCAGCGCACCGAGTGTCATTTCGCCATCCATGATCCGTAATGCCCCCAGACCCAGAATCAGCGTTGTGGTCAGCGACATAATCAGCGGGGGCAACACGTTGAGCCGGATGGTGAGCCAGCCTAGTTGCTGCTGCGAATTCATTACCTTGGCCAGGTAGCCAATCCAGTTCGTGAAGAAGTCGTTTTCACGACCCGATGCTTTCAGGGTTTCGATCATGCTGATGCCCGAAGTGGTGGTTCCGAGCAGCTTTCCTGTTTCGTTGCTCAACAGACGGCTTCCGTCTTTCCGGGCTCTGGACACGTACCGGAGTGCCAACACATTCAGCCCCGCCATGCCGATACCGATAAGTGTTAAGGGTACGTCATACGAAAACATCAGAAAGGCGTAGAACAGCACGATAATGACGTTCAGGACCGCATTGGCCAGATCGCCACTGAGTAAACGGGCCACTTTATCGTTGAGCGAAACCCGGTTGCCAATCTCTCCACTGTATCGTTGCGTGAAAAACGAAATGGGCAAATGAAAGACGTGCCATAGGAATTTGCTGGACGTGGTCAGGGCGAGTTTGGTTTCCAGTTTCAGCAGGTAATATTGCTGGAGGTACACCAGAACCGCGTTGACCGTCAGCACCCCACCCATAATTAGCAACAGGGGCATCACAAAGTCGGCATGGCCGTTGACCAGGTATTTGTCGATAAATACCTGGATGAACGATGGAATCACCAGGCCCGGAATGACCAGGAAGAGGCTCGCCAGAAAAATATACGTGATACTCAGCTTTGAATTAGAGACTCGGGTAGCCAATGACGCAGCCAGGCCCCGTTTTTCATTCCCTTTTTCGAAGCGTTCATTCTGTTTAAACGTCAGCACCACACCCGTGTAGGCTTCGTTGAACTCTTCATAGGTAACTGCGTACCGTCCCTGAGCAGGATCGCTCAGGTAGACTTTATCTTTTGAGAAGCCCTCTAAAACCAGAAAGTGGTTGAAATTCCAGAAGATAATGGCTGGCGTTTCAATTTGCATCAGTTTCTCAACCGACTTGGCGTAGCCTTTAGCGTCCAGGCCAAATTCACGGGCCGCTTTAATGATGTTGGTCGCCTTTAAGCCGTCTCGGGAGACACCACAGGCAATTCGCAGCTTTTCGAGGGGTACAAATTTGCCGAAATGGCCCAGGATGATGCTTAAAGCGGCTGCTCCACATTCTACACTTTCCATCTGTAGAACGGTGGGCACCTTAACAGGCCGCGCCTGTTTCCCAATAGGAAAAGTTGTATGGGTTGCCATCTCGAAAACCAGTATCAGTATAGATTGAAGAATTTCTTAAATGCAGGAACGACAATCGAAATTGGATTCTCCTGTTTAATGGTAATCTGGCCCATGCAGGAGGTACCTTCTTTAATGGCAATGTCGGGTCCTTTAGCCGATGTCCACTTGAAGCCGCTGTATGACTCATTATCTTTCTCAAAGACGACATGTACTTCGAAGAGCGGGCCTATTGCCAACAAACCTTTGGCTAGCTGATCATTTTTAACCGACGTCATCATGCCCTGCTGGGTGATCGGGAAGTCAGAAACGTACGTGACCCGGCCCTTGATAAATCCATACTCCTGTGGCTGTACGGTCGATGGCACCACGAAAGCCTCCATATCGCGCTTAATCTTCTTGCCATCCTGCGACGGAATGTAAAGAACACCCTTCAGGCTGGCCAATTGACCTTCTTCCTGATTTTTGAGTTTGAACAGCGGGGTCCCTGGCCCAACCATTACGCCCGCATCAGTGAGCACTTCGACAACTTCGCCACCGTAGGGGCTTTTAATGTTCGACTGTATATCGTAGCGCTCGGTCAGGAACTGAAGACTCCGTTCGGCTTCGGCAATCTGTTGTTTCTGGGTCGCAATGCGTTGTTGCAGCGAATACCCCGCATCGTGCTGCCGGTTGGAGACTTCGGCCAGCTGTACTTTCAGGCGTTCGATTGTATTCTTCGACGCATCGATCTGCTGTTTGGTACCAGCCACCTGCGCTTTCACAATCAACCCCTTTTCGACCAGGTTAACCTCCGATTCAAGCTGATTCGCCAGAAAAGCCAGCTTCTTTTTCTCGGCTTCAATTTCGCCCTGAATACTTAGCCGGTTCTGACTCATCAGCTCCCCTTCCAGCAAAGTGCCTCTGTTGCCGTACGAGATTATTTTGGTCAGTTCGTGTTTGCGTTCCGACAGGGTGGCTTTGGCATTCTCAATCTGCTGAACCAGCTCCGGCTGCTGCACCGTAGCCACTACGGCATCTTTCGCCACGTTATCGCCGATTCTGACCTGTAGTTTTACAAGCTGGCCCTGCGAGGTAGCTACCACTTCATGGACTTCGCCACCCAGTACGACCCCGGTTACATTCAGTTTGGTGCTTACCCGCCCGAAGACCGACCAGCCAATACCCGTAGCCAGCGCGGCAAAGACCACCGAAAGCGTAATCCAGGCTTTAGGACTGGTTACCTTAATCAATTGATCGAGCTTCTCGGGAGTCGACAGTTTTTCCAACGCCGACTGTCTAAAAAATCCTGCTGCCATGACGTTAATTATTGTTTATATCAGGGATGGTATAAAATGCGTTTCTGTCGATCACAAAGCCTTTGTTGTCTGGGGCTACCAGCGTTCCGGTGTCGTGTCTGAGATTGATGATTGCTCGGGCAAATTGCTGGTAAGCCTGTAGGTACCGGAGCTGTGCAGAAGTAAGTCGTTCCTGAAACAGGATCAAACTCAGGATGGTCGTCAGGCCCGACTGGAATTTGACCTGTTCGTCTTTGAACACATCCCGCGTATAGTTAAGGACTTCTTCGGCTTTCTGGAGGTTTGTAACGCTGTTGTCCAGATAGTTCAGGTCGTTACTGACGTCTAGCTCAATAATCCGCTGGATGTTGTTGACCACTACGTTTTGGTCGGTGACAGCCATTTGACTCTTGGTCAGACTGCCTCTCGCCCAGTTGTTATTGACCGGCATAGTGAACGTTAATTTGGCACCAGCTCCAATGTTTCTGCCTTCGTTGTTCGAGAAGGACGCCATCACATCGCTCATTCGATTGCCCGTACTGGCGCTTCCGTACGACACAAACCCAACCAGATCCAGCTGAGGTTTTACGTTGTTTTGTGCCAGTACATACTGCTGTTGCAGAGCCTCGTGGCCATGCCGGGCTGCCATTAGATCGGCTCGTCGCTCTTTGGCAATTCGGATAAAATCAGCTTCGGCAAGCCCTCTTTTGAACGCTGATTCGGAAATTGTCGGGAAATCATTTTCAGGGATATCGATCGACAGGCTTTCCTCCGTGCTTAAGCCGATCACTTTTCCCAACTGTATCCGGGCGTTATACAGGTCTTGCTGAGCCATGATGGTTAGCTTTTCCTGATTAGCTAAATCCGACTTGACCTGTATCAGGTCGCCAGCTGGCTTTTTATCGCCTTTTACCAGCTCTTCAGTTACAGACAGTACGTTCCTGATCCTGTTTTCACTCTGTTTATAGATTTCCAGGCTCTTAAACGCGGTGTAGTAA
Coding sequences within it:
- a CDS encoding DUF7005 family protein, with amino-acid sequence MGATASTWAVQSNGIGVPEELRDYFTNKFCSPENGSRIVSGDEPYLDFWESRGREWAGEKAFAFLQTCYPQLHFPIEDGINKTQAYVDAVLKGKPAGVDVRHSLVLNQPESLQLTLHESLAGLIPVLVVPDDDDFIKLVQCLLHKNNPVAIPPSMGALLANGINNWERIRELKAQWIVNNSLQSWNEQFARCVLPNPSLYKDKLVILSNKPYSNVSAKQLGLDSKEWVAYSMSIRLEHECTHLYTLNRFGSASNNLHDELVADYMGICKALGHFKEEWMLAFFGLEDYPAYRTGARLENYVSNSRLSTAGFHQLTGLIKRAVNSIAQFDARVGKMFSVNDQACRMDALCLTDMAVLASANGSERLFQNYTDRMTALPLNDAVAV
- a CDS encoding glycosyltransferase family 2 protein — its product is MKRLSVCMATYNGALFIEEQVKSILSQLSLDDELIVSDDGSSDTTLAIIESFNDSRIRIVPSRRYKSTAKNFENSLRYAEGNFIILSDQDDIWYPNKIDAVLGILVDYDLVLTDCRVVDNKGKTMYDSFFNIRKSQLGFCKNLWKNSYMGCCMAFKRNVLNYVLPFPEHIYYHDWWIGLMVELKGKPYLYNQPLIYYRRHGANMTPTGEGSHQWSLRLKHRFWLSWYILKRMMVSY
- a CDS encoding glycosyltransferase, producing MKVAGVVVLYNSPVSCVENIDTYLVQLSKLFVVDNSDCVNETLVEQINKLTNVQYIYNFGNKGIANALNRAAEYAIMEGNDYLLTMDDDSSVPDNMILEMKHFISGYSDPNQIGIVSVAHSPATLRVKKPNPVLYTMTCGNIINLKAHKVIGGFREDLFVDHVDHEYCLHLSSAGYTIIELPISLNSHVLGERKHKWGMPFVSRQPVRQYYMVRNGIITAHSYFNKYPIFTYKIAKLLVKEFLKIVFAQGNKKQRMWLMVRGIQDALLGKIGKI
- a CDS encoding NHLP bacteriocin export ABC transporter permease/ATPase subunit codes for the protein MSAIKEKLAICAENPLVLDSTDRFWMVLSGEVNVFYTRIDDQGNYTNRLKFLYTAKKGEVLFSLLAPAVADTTRLIAFSGEATLLAIDKVDLLNVDHFFLKNMIDKWIVKTSSAISAANAPRVYKPLDEYQEVSLDANTIAFPSMGISWIQLLRGEVSLFAQSTEVSHAQYPDFLAPVSNKLWLKSLTDNTTVRVLSTREMLLQEEVYFLLALRKLEAHFYAQINQIIDAQQLEEITYLSEKRVTDQLALETTLGKIKSVVAGNGSGQGPEVTGKRTQQNLLFQTCQLIGNQIGFTLEEPKYVESHQNNVTNQLHLIAKSSKLRIRKIILRDTWWKEECGPLLAFTKKDKTPVALLQKTPTSYLIKNLITGQEAVINHEIAQSLEPISYMFFSGFDGKMSSVKKVLSFAIKGVERDAKWLMLSALAGSLIGLLVPILSGIMYDEVVPTADRSLHLEVFLILIMIAFVKAGLQLVEGALQLRVESKSSINLQAGMMDHMLRLPVTFYKKYTAGDLTNRVLSINTIRQIVSSTLMTAVLSGAFSSVNLILLFYYDTKLAWVGVGLGLLAGAFMVGIGWLKLKYDRQISTYQGEIQGFLFEFLSGITKIRITGGERRVFALWADKFSTLKKLGFNSGTYQNFVEVFNASYPLLTNIFFFSFLYYTVSNADSATAMLSVGVFMAFITSFNQFLNDSLRLSMALITSLNVVTLYERVKPILEAETESVEQSVDPGELAGEIEMNSVSFRYKQDQPLVLNNITFKIKPGEMVAFVGASGSGKSTIMRLLLGFEQAEAGSIYYDGNSYELMNKELVRRQIGVVLQNGALMSGSIFQNIIGNSELTLDDAWEAARMAGMQEDIKHMPMEMHTVVSEGAGTFSGGQRQRLMIARAIAHKPRLLFMDEATSALDNRTQNTVSQSLDKLQATRIIIAHRLSTIKNADRIYVLDKGTIVESGTYDELMENDNLFAQLAKRQIA
- a CDS encoding SDR family oxidoreductase, which codes for MKRILITGANGFLGQKLVELLIKKTDLFIIATGIGVNRISFSGEYIYQSMDITNRQVVLETIRHLRPDIVIHGAAMTDADRCEVEKTRCWKHNVHAVEYIVEACDTINAFLLYISTDFIFDGLTGPYDENSQPNPINFYGESKQAGELVVRKSNLRWSIVRTMLLYGTPHYDGRSNIVTWIKQTLEEGKKIKVVDDQWRTPTLIDDLAVGCYMIIDKVVTGIFNISGYEIFTPYDLATRIARYFGLDKSLITRVDTTKLIQVARRPQSTILLIDKARNELQYNPKTFDEGLAMLSS